One stretch of Saccharopolyspora erythraea DNA includes these proteins:
- a CDS encoding ATP-binding protein translates to MTSAGGSRRHVGNLPEEDSSFVGRRDEVALGKRTLSQARLLTVTGPPGVGKSRVGLRVAAQVRRKFPDGVWLVGLAGLEDPALLPHTVLETLGVGDYSLRRPIDSLAEYLESRRLLLVLDNCEHLVQECATLVTALLKTAPRLRILITSRHLLGAEGEHVVTVPPLPVPDDDSPLPLEAVLASASVELFTARAKVLVPGFTVDASNCGAVAAICRRLEGLPLALELAAKWLRTMSVEQILTGLRNWPEQEEIPDQGARVARYHETLRASFDWSFELCSPTERTLWARASVFAADFDLESAEAVCSDDAVPREAVLELVVSLLDKSVLSRRDRAGWTRYRLLDPTRQYGAQRLAKSGDSDRLRRRHRDHYRWLAERAEARWFGPQQEDWHERMRSEHADLRAALEFCLTTPGEEREGLRLAGALWFCWVGGGWVAEGRHWLDHLLALATEPCAERAKALWANAWITTLQGDVGSALPMLDEARDLARRTGETSELTSALCVSGYAEHMRGNQHIAVEYLEQALEQEKTLGVPSAVTAVSRPILASTVLLLGDTERARALCEECLALRPPYKVPWSRSWALWVLGVAAWTDGDTRRAGSYARECLRIKQHLNDLVGVALSVELLAWAATEHDADRTARLLGASHTLWSEIGTPLFGFAPYVTRHHVSEEQARKTLGPRAFEDAFEDGRKLTVPEVTSYALQQSEEA, encoded by the coding sequence GCGCGTGGCCGCGCAGGTGCGGCGGAAGTTCCCCGACGGGGTGTGGCTGGTGGGCCTGGCCGGGCTGGAGGACCCCGCACTCCTGCCGCACACCGTGCTGGAGACCCTCGGCGTCGGCGACTACTCCCTGCGGCGGCCGATCGACTCGCTGGCGGAGTACCTGGAGTCCCGGCGTCTGCTGCTGGTGCTCGACAACTGCGAGCACCTGGTGCAGGAGTGCGCCACGCTGGTGACCGCCCTGCTCAAGACCGCCCCCCGGCTGCGGATCCTGATCACCAGCCGCCATCTCCTGGGCGCCGAAGGCGAGCACGTGGTGACCGTGCCCCCGCTGCCGGTGCCCGACGACGACAGCCCGCTGCCCCTGGAGGCGGTGCTGGCCAGCGCCTCGGTGGAGCTGTTCACCGCGCGCGCCAAGGTCCTGGTCCCCGGCTTCACCGTCGACGCCTCGAACTGCGGCGCGGTCGCCGCCATCTGCCGCAGGCTGGAGGGACTGCCGCTCGCCCTGGAGCTGGCGGCGAAGTGGCTCCGGACGATGTCGGTCGAGCAGATCCTCACCGGCCTGCGGAACTGGCCCGAGCAGGAGGAGATACCGGACCAGGGGGCCCGGGTGGCGCGGTACCACGAGACGTTGCGGGCGAGCTTCGACTGGAGCTTCGAGCTGTGCTCCCCCACCGAGCGGACGTTGTGGGCGCGGGCTTCGGTGTTCGCGGCGGACTTCGACCTCGAGTCCGCCGAAGCGGTGTGCTCCGACGACGCGGTGCCGCGGGAGGCAGTGCTCGAACTGGTGGTCTCGCTCCTGGACAAGTCGGTCCTGAGCCGGAGGGACCGGGCCGGGTGGACGCGCTACCGGCTGCTCGACCCGACCCGCCAGTACGGTGCGCAGCGGCTTGCGAAGTCCGGCGACAGCGACCGCCTGCGCCGCCGCCACCGGGACCACTACCGGTGGCTGGCCGAGCGGGCGGAAGCGAGGTGGTTCGGTCCGCAGCAGGAGGACTGGCACGAGCGCATGCGCTCCGAGCACGCCGACCTGCGGGCGGCGCTGGAGTTCTGCCTCACCACGCCCGGTGAGGAGCGCGAGGGGCTGAGGCTGGCCGGGGCGCTGTGGTTCTGCTGGGTGGGCGGCGGCTGGGTCGCCGAGGGGCGCCACTGGCTGGACCACCTGCTCGCGCTCGCGACGGAACCGTGCGCGGAAAGGGCCAAGGCGTTGTGGGCCAACGCCTGGATCACGACCCTGCAGGGCGATGTCGGCAGTGCGCTGCCGATGCTCGACGAGGCCCGCGACCTCGCACGCCGGACGGGAGAGACCTCCGAGCTCACCTCCGCCCTGTGCGTGTCCGGCTACGCCGAGCACATGCGCGGCAACCAGCACATCGCGGTGGAGTACCTGGAACAGGCCCTGGAGCAGGAGAAGACCCTCGGCGTGCCCAGCGCGGTGACCGCGGTGAGCCGTCCCATCCTGGCCAGCACCGTGCTGCTGCTCGGCGACACCGAGCGGGCGCGCGCCCTCTGCGAGGAATGCCTGGCGTTGCGACCCCCGTACAAGGTTCCCTGGTCGCGTTCCTGGGCGCTGTGGGTGCTGGGCGTCGCCGCCTGGACCGACGGCGACACCCGGCGGGCCGGCTCCTACGCCCGGGAATGCCTGCGGATCAAACAACATCTCAACGACCTGGTCGGCGTGGCCCTGTCCGTCGAGTTGCTCGCCTGGGCCGCGACGGAGCACGACGCCGACCGCACCGCCCGGCTGCTGGGCGCCAGCCACACCCTGTGGAGCGAGATCGGCACGCCGTTGTTCGGGTTCGCGCCGTACGTGACCCGGCACCACGTCAGCGAGGAACAAGCGCGCAAGACCCTCGGCCCGCGGGCTTTCGAGGACGCTTTCGAAGACGGCAGGAAGCTCACCGTGCCCGAGGTGACGTCCTACGCCCTCCAACAGAGCGAGGAAGCGTGA
- a CDS encoding IS630 family transposase: protein MGQGRVAADKKGARRRGAWICFQDESGFSLLPAVRATWAPRGQTPVLRHRFSWKRMSMSGALAYRQDRSAAVFVFQIKEDSYNTTSLIEFLTDLHTHLDGEPVTLIWDGLPAHRSKAMKAWLATQRHWLVVERLPGYAPDLNPVEQVWGNLKATELANLCPNVIDEAHAAAETGLERIGNSYQLCYSFLEHTGLRL, encoded by the coding sequence ATGGGTCAAGGCCGAGTGGCCGCGGATAAAAAGGGGGCCCGGCGCCGAGGAGCCTGGATCTGCTTCCAAGACGAAAGCGGTTTCTCTCTGCTGCCCGCGGTGAGGGCCACCTGGGCGCCACGAGGCCAGACCCCGGTGCTGCGGCACCGGTTCTCCTGGAAGCGCATGTCGATGTCCGGCGCGCTGGCCTACCGACAGGATCGCAGTGCAGCGGTGTTTGTGTTTCAGATCAAGGAGGACAGCTACAACACCACCTCCCTGATCGAGTTCCTCACCGACCTGCACACCCACCTCGACGGAGAGCCGGTCACGCTGATCTGGGACGGGCTGCCCGCCCACCGGTCCAAAGCCATGAAAGCCTGGCTGGCCACACAGCGGCATTGGCTTGTCGTCGAACGACTTCCCGGATACGCACCCGACCTCAACCCGGTCGAACAGGTCTGGGGCAACCTCAAAGCCACCGAACTGGCCAACCTCTGCCCCAACGTCATCGATGAAGCTCATGCCGCTGCGGAGACCGGACTGGAACGCATCGGCAACAGCTACCAACTGTGCTACTCCTTCCTCGAACACACCGGCCTCCGCCTATGA
- a CDS encoding winged helix-turn-helix domain-containing protein, translating into MPKSSRSTGKQARESKPVAARRDFEALRQRRMRAAEMFDRGERQVDVASTLGVSAQTVSKWYRAWSAGGREGLAGAGRAGRVPRLSDEQLAEVEAELLRGPRANGFSTEMWTLARVAEVIERLTGVRYSLTQTWTILRERLGWSRQRPARKAAERDDEAIEEWVKAEWPRIKRGPGAEEPGSASKTKAVSLCCPR; encoded by the coding sequence GTGCCGAAGTCTTCACGATCGACGGGCAAGCAGGCCCGTGAGAGCAAACCTGTTGCTGCTAGACGGGATTTCGAGGCGTTGCGCCAGCGGCGGATGCGAGCGGCGGAGATGTTCGATCGCGGCGAGCGGCAGGTCGATGTGGCTTCGACGTTGGGGGTGTCGGCGCAGACCGTGTCGAAGTGGTACCGGGCGTGGTCGGCCGGTGGTCGTGAAGGGCTGGCCGGTGCCGGTCGTGCCGGGCGGGTGCCCAGGCTGTCCGATGAACAGCTGGCCGAGGTGGAGGCGGAGTTGCTCAGAGGCCCACGTGCCAACGGGTTTTCTACTGAGATGTGGACGTTGGCCCGGGTGGCTGAGGTGATTGAACGCCTCACCGGTGTCCGGTATTCGCTCACGCAGACCTGGACGATCCTGCGCGAGCGGTTGGGCTGGAGTCGCCAGCGTCCGGCGCGCAAAGCCGCCGAGCGCGATGACGAGGCGATCGAGGAATGGGTCAAGGCCGAGTGGCCGCGGATAAAAAGGGGGCCCGGCGCCGAGGAGCCTGGATCTGCTTCCAAGACGAAAGCGGTTTCTCTCTGCTGCCCGCGGTGA
- a CDS encoding sugar phosphate isomerase/epimerase family protein codes for MKIALDPFMLRKLPIREMVRTVADIGYEYIELSPRDEFMPFFLHPRADDDRVAEFKSALRETGVQVASVLPLYRWSGPDETERQAAVRYWRRMIEVTAELGCRQMNSEFNGRPERPAESEAAFWRSMEELLPVFEREGIALNLEAHPDDFCEVNTPAVDLVRAINKPWVNYLYCAPHTFHLSGDDTGADIPAMLRYAGDKLQHVHIADSFNHKGSSGLRYILNPPGTPARIHQHLDIGQGEVDWDVFFGTLREMNFDGIATACVFAWEERAVDSSKFMLERITKELVR; via the coding sequence GTGAAGATCGCCCTCGACCCCTTCATGCTGCGCAAGCTCCCGATCCGGGAGATGGTGCGCACGGTGGCCGACATCGGCTACGAGTACATCGAACTGTCCCCGCGGGACGAGTTCATGCCGTTCTTCCTGCACCCGCGCGCCGACGACGACCGGGTCGCGGAGTTCAAGAGCGCGTTGCGGGAGACCGGCGTGCAGGTGGCGAGCGTGCTGCCGCTGTACCGGTGGTCCGGTCCCGACGAGACCGAGCGCCAGGCCGCGGTCCGGTACTGGCGGCGGATGATCGAGGTGACCGCCGAGCTGGGCTGCCGGCAGATGAACTCGGAGTTCAACGGCAGGCCGGAGCGTCCGGCCGAGAGCGAGGCGGCGTTCTGGCGCTCGATGGAGGAGCTGCTCCCGGTCTTCGAGCGCGAGGGCATCGCGCTGAACCTCGAGGCGCACCCCGATGACTTCTGCGAGGTCAACACCCCGGCGGTGGACCTGGTGCGGGCGATCAACAAGCCGTGGGTGAACTACCTGTACTGCGCCCCGCACACGTTCCACCTGTCCGGCGACGACACGGGCGCCGACATTCCCGCCATGCTGCGCTACGCCGGGGACAAGCTCCAGCACGTGCACATCGCCGACAGCTTCAACCACAAGGGATCGTCCGGGCTGCGCTACATCCTCAACCCGCCCGGAACTCCCGCGCGCATCCACCAGCACCTCGACATCGGGCAGGGCGAGGTGGACTGGGACGTGTTCTTCGGGACGCTGCGGGAGATGAACTTCGACGGCATCGCGACCGCGTGCGTGTTCGCGTGGGAGGAACGCGCCGTCGACTCCTCGAAGTTCATGCTCGAGCGGATCACGAAGGAACTCGTGCGCTGA
- a CDS encoding Gfo/Idh/MocA family oxidoreductase yields MSVRVGVIGTGMIGQDHIRRLTRAVTGAEVVAVTDIDGDRAASVAGGVGARTMPSGADVTGSADVDAVLVTSWGPTHAEHVLAAIEAGKPVFCEKPLATEVEDCLRIVEAERARGERLVQVGFMRRYDAGYREMKELVDAGDIGIPLMAHCVHRNPTVPEAYHSAMAAQDTAVHEIDTLRWLLDDEIVSAQVIRPRRTSKRFEHLQDPQIMLFETESGARIDVEVFVNCQYGYDIQCEVVGESGTIRLPDPARTGLRSAASVRTAITQDWKQRFADAFDAEMQSWVDSVAHGAASGPSAWDGYAATAICGATVEALHSGQVVPVALKDRPGLYGGTNQ; encoded by the coding sequence ATGTCCGTGCGCGTGGGAGTGATCGGGACCGGCATGATCGGCCAGGACCACATCCGCCGGCTGACCCGAGCGGTCACCGGAGCAGAGGTCGTCGCCGTCACCGACATCGACGGTGACCGCGCCGCGAGCGTGGCGGGTGGAGTCGGGGCGAGGACGATGCCGTCCGGCGCCGACGTGACCGGGTCGGCCGACGTGGACGCCGTGCTGGTCACCTCGTGGGGGCCGACGCACGCCGAGCACGTGCTGGCCGCGATCGAGGCGGGCAAACCGGTTTTCTGCGAGAAGCCCCTGGCCACCGAGGTCGAGGACTGCCTTCGCATCGTGGAGGCCGAACGCGCCCGCGGCGAGCGCCTGGTGCAGGTGGGTTTCATGCGCCGCTACGACGCCGGGTACCGGGAGATGAAGGAGCTCGTCGACGCGGGCGACATCGGCATCCCGCTGATGGCGCACTGCGTGCACCGCAACCCGACCGTGCCCGAGGCCTACCATTCGGCGATGGCGGCGCAGGACACCGCGGTGCACGAGATCGACACGCTGCGCTGGCTGCTCGACGACGAGATCGTCTCGGCGCAGGTGATCAGGCCGCGGCGCACCAGCAAGCGGTTCGAACACCTGCAGGACCCGCAGATCATGTTGTTCGAGACCGAGTCCGGCGCGCGGATCGACGTCGAGGTGTTCGTCAACTGCCAGTACGGCTACGACATCCAGTGCGAGGTGGTGGGTGAGAGCGGGACGATCCGCCTGCCCGACCCCGCGCGGACGGGTCTCCGGTCGGCGGCATCGGTGCGGACGGCGATCACGCAGGACTGGAAGCAGCGCTTCGCCGACGCGTTCGACGCGGAGATGCAGAGCTGGGTCGACTCGGTGGCGCACGGCGCCGCCAGTGGGCCATCCGCGTGGGACGGGTACGCGGCCACCGCGATCTGCGGCGCCACCGTGGAGGCGCTGCACAGCGGGCAGGTCGTACCCGTCGCACTGAAAGACCGTCCCGGCCTGTACGGAGGAACCAACCAGTGA
- a CDS encoding sugar porter family MFS transporter produces the protein MSEVHSDVPPAPAVPLEAKGPHSRRLKVITVVSTFGGLLFGYDTGVINGALPYMQKDLGLTPVTEGVVTSSLLLGAALGAFFGGRLSDARGRRRNLLMLAAIFVLGTLACTFAPNTAVMVAARFVLGLAVGGASVTVPTYLAEISPAERRGRLVTQNELMIVTGQLLAFSFNAGIASVLGDSAHVWRYMLVVATLPAVVLWLGMLVMPESPRWLASKGRFSDALEVLRQVRSAQRAEDELTEVKRLAQEDQKSQTGGWSDLAVPWIRKLVLVGIGIAIVQQVSGVNTIMYYGTQILKNSGFSANGALIANIANGVISVLATFVGIYLLGRVNRRPMLLVGIAGTSTALLLVAVVSMVMPEGFARGLVVLALTVTFLAFQQGATSPVTWLMLAEIFPLKMRGFAFGIASLTLWSTNFVIGLTYPVMVDAFTISYTFLVFVAVGVLALGFVARYVQETRGRSLETLETELHARFSA, from the coding sequence ATGTCCGAAGTGCACAGTGACGTGCCCCCGGCTCCGGCGGTGCCGCTCGAGGCCAAGGGGCCGCACTCACGCCGTCTGAAGGTCATCACCGTGGTCTCGACCTTCGGTGGCCTGCTGTTCGGCTACGACACCGGCGTGATCAACGGGGCCCTTCCCTACATGCAGAAGGACCTCGGGCTCACCCCGGTCACCGAGGGAGTGGTGACGAGCTCGCTGCTGCTGGGCGCCGCGCTGGGCGCGTTCTTCGGCGGCAGGCTCTCCGACGCGCGGGGACGCAGGCGCAACCTGCTGATGCTCGCGGCGATCTTCGTGCTGGGCACGCTGGCGTGCACCTTCGCTCCCAACACGGCGGTGATGGTGGCCGCCCGGTTCGTGCTCGGCCTGGCGGTCGGCGGCGCGTCGGTCACCGTGCCGACCTACCTGGCCGAGATCTCACCCGCCGAGCGCCGGGGCCGGCTGGTCACGCAGAACGAGCTGATGATCGTCACCGGCCAGCTGCTGGCGTTCAGCTTCAACGCGGGCATCGCGAGCGTGCTCGGCGACTCCGCGCACGTGTGGCGCTACATGCTCGTCGTGGCCACCCTGCCCGCGGTGGTGCTGTGGCTGGGGATGCTCGTCATGCCCGAGAGCCCGCGGTGGCTGGCGTCCAAGGGCCGGTTCTCCGACGCCCTGGAGGTGCTGCGCCAGGTGCGCTCGGCGCAGCGCGCCGAGGACGAGCTCACCGAGGTGAAGAGGCTCGCGCAGGAGGACCAGAAGTCGCAGACCGGCGGCTGGTCCGACCTGGCGGTCCCGTGGATCCGCAAGCTCGTGCTGGTCGGCATCGGGATCGCGATCGTCCAGCAGGTCAGCGGTGTCAACACGATCATGTACTACGGCACGCAGATCCTGAAGAACTCCGGGTTCTCGGCCAACGGCGCCCTGATCGCCAACATCGCCAACGGCGTGATCTCGGTGCTGGCCACCTTCGTCGGGATCTACCTGCTGGGCAGGGTGAACCGGCGTCCGATGCTGCTGGTCGGCATCGCGGGCACGTCGACGGCACTGCTGCTGGTCGCGGTCGTGTCGATGGTGATGCCGGAAGGCTTCGCGCGCGGGCTGGTCGTGCTGGCGCTGACCGTGACGTTCCTTGCCTTCCAGCAGGGGGCGACCTCGCCGGTGACCTGGCTGATGCTCGCCGAGATCTTCCCGCTGAAGATGCGGGGTTTCGCCTTCGGCATCGCGAGCCTGACGCTGTGGTCCACCAACTTCGTCATCGGCCTGACCTACCCGGTCATGGTCGACGCGTTCACGATTTCCTACACGTTCCTCGTCTTCGTCGCCGTCGGCGTGCTCGCTCTCGGTTTCGTCGCCAGGTACGTGCAGGAAACCCGTGGCCGTTCCCTGGAAACGCTGGAAACCGAGCTGCACGCGCGCTTCAGCGCCTGA
- a CDS encoding TIM barrel protein, which yields MTTASQPTIARTVAGNLCLGSAPDSWGVWFPQDDHQVPYTRFLDELAEAGYEWLELGPPGYLPTDPKQLAEEVGSRGLKVSGGTTFGALHRPHEWDEMLAAVRQVAELTAAAGAHHLVFIPPMYRDEKTGAYTEEPVLNAEQWTALGKAANELGKILLDDYDVRLCLHSHADSHIQTQPEIERFLNETDSRYANLCLDTGHVAYGGGDNLDLIRRFSERIRYVHIKQMDPQVLEQVFTEGLSFGEAVKRGVCVEPPAGVPNPAEVTEALAGLDDELFVIVEQDLYPCEPDVPLPIAVRTREYLARCGLSGTRRPETR from the coding sequence ATGACGACGGCGTCACAGCCCACCATCGCCCGCACCGTGGCGGGCAATCTCTGCCTCGGCTCCGCACCGGACTCGTGGGGGGTGTGGTTCCCGCAGGACGACCACCAGGTCCCCTACACCCGCTTCCTGGACGAACTGGCCGAGGCCGGCTACGAGTGGCTGGAGCTCGGCCCGCCCGGCTACCTGCCCACCGACCCGAAGCAGCTCGCCGAGGAGGTCGGTTCGCGGGGACTGAAGGTCTCCGGCGGCACCACGTTCGGCGCGCTGCACCGGCCGCACGAGTGGGACGAGATGCTGGCGGCCGTCCGCCAGGTGGCAGAGCTGACCGCGGCCGCGGGCGCGCACCACCTGGTGTTCATCCCGCCGATGTACCGGGACGAGAAGACCGGCGCCTACACCGAGGAACCGGTCCTGAACGCCGAGCAGTGGACCGCGCTGGGCAAGGCCGCCAACGAGCTCGGCAAGATCCTGCTCGACGACTACGACGTGCGGCTGTGCCTGCACTCGCACGCCGACAGCCACATCCAGACCCAGCCGGAGATCGAGCGCTTCCTCAACGAGACCGACTCCCGCTACGCCAACCTGTGCTTGGACACCGGGCACGTCGCCTACGGCGGCGGCGACAACCTCGACCTGATCCGCCGTTTCAGCGAGCGCATCCGGTACGTGCACATCAAGCAGATGGACCCGCAGGTGCTGGAGCAGGTCTTCACCGAGGGGCTGTCCTTCGGGGAGGCCGTCAAGCGGGGGGTGTGCGTGGAGCCGCCCGCCGGCGTGCCCAACCCCGCCGAGGTCACCGAGGCCCTGGCCGGCCTGGACGACGAGCTGTTCGTGATCGTCGAGCAGGACCTCTACCCCTGCGAGCCCGACGTCCCGCTGCCCATCGCCGTCCGCACCCGCGAGTACCTCGCCCGGTGCGGCCTCAGCGGTACCCGCCGTCCCGAGACCCGGTGA
- a CDS encoding LacI family DNA-binding transcriptional regulator — translation MNEPPTERRRDSARDRRPTMADVAARAGVSRALVSLVFRGLPGASAATRERVFKAADELGYRPDTAAQLLARGRSRTLGVMLTVHQPFHADLVEAIYPAAEQVGYEVLLSASAPVRDETKAVEALLSHRCEGLILLGTRADARWLNELGQRTATAIVGRRLPGAHVDSVHTADALGIRQAVDHLVELGHRTITHVDGGQAPAAADRRRAYRAAMRAHHLAEHVDVLRGNHTEDAGIEAGHTLLARDRLPTAVLAGNDRCAIGLIGTLLRAGVDVPGEVSVVGYDDSHISHLLHDLTTVSQDALRMGEHAVRSVVRRLDDDSLAPDEIVLEPKLVVRNTSAPPRDGSTAR, via the coding sequence ATGAACGAACCCCCGACCGAACGCCGTCGCGACAGCGCACGGGACCGCAGGCCCACGATGGCGGACGTCGCCGCGCGGGCCGGCGTGTCCCGCGCGCTCGTCTCACTGGTCTTCCGGGGCCTGCCAGGCGCCAGTGCCGCCACCCGCGAGCGGGTGTTCAAGGCCGCCGACGAGCTCGGCTACCGCCCGGACACCGCCGCGCAGCTGCTCGCGCGGGGCCGCAGCCGCACGCTCGGCGTGATGCTGACCGTCCACCAGCCGTTCCACGCCGACCTCGTGGAGGCCATCTACCCGGCAGCGGAGCAGGTCGGCTACGAGGTGCTGCTGTCGGCGAGCGCACCGGTGCGCGACGAGACCAAGGCCGTGGAGGCGCTGCTCAGCCACCGCTGCGAGGGCCTGATCCTGCTCGGCACGCGGGCCGACGCGCGATGGCTGAACGAGCTCGGGCAGCGCACGGCCACCGCCATCGTCGGCCGCCGCCTGCCCGGCGCGCACGTGGACAGCGTGCACACGGCCGACGCACTCGGCATCCGGCAGGCGGTCGACCACCTCGTGGAACTCGGACATCGCACGATCACGCACGTCGACGGCGGACAGGCCCCCGCGGCCGCCGACCGCCGCCGCGCCTACCGCGCCGCCATGCGCGCGCACCACCTGGCCGAGCACGTCGACGTGCTCCGCGGCAACCACACCGAGGACGCCGGGATCGAAGCCGGCCACACCCTGCTGGCCCGAGACCGGCTGCCCACCGCCGTGCTCGCCGGGAACGACCGGTGCGCCATCGGGCTGATCGGCACGCTCCTGCGCGCCGGCGTGGACGTGCCGGGGGAAGTCTCCGTCGTCGGCTACGACGACAGCCACATCTCGCACCTGCTCCACGACCTGACGACCGTCAGCCAGGACGCGCTGCGCATGGGGGAGCACGCGGTCCGTTCGGTGGTCAGGCGGCTCGACGACGACTCGCTCGCCCCGGACGAGATCGTCCTCGAACCGAAGCTCGTCGTGCGCAACACCAGCGCTCCCCCACGGGACGGGAGCACGGCGCGCTGA
- a CDS encoding tautomerase family protein: protein MPLVRIDLVRGRSERDVRAVADAVHAALVDVLGIPEDDRFQVISEHEPQRVIAQDAGLGFQRSDALVMIQVFTQAGRDTSTKQQVFEAIASRLGALGIGGNDVFVGIVENTAADWSFGFGRAQYVVGDLPVPARS from the coding sequence ATGCCTCTGGTCCGGATCGATCTCGTGCGAGGTCGCAGCGAAAGGGACGTGCGCGCCGTCGCCGACGCCGTGCACGCGGCGCTGGTCGACGTCCTCGGAATTCCCGAGGACGACCGCTTCCAGGTGATCAGCGAACACGAGCCGCAGCGCGTCATCGCACAGGACGCCGGCCTGGGCTTCCAGCGCAGCGACGCGCTGGTCATGATCCAGGTGTTCACCCAGGCCGGCCGGGACACCTCGACCAAGCAGCAGGTCTTCGAGGCCATCGCGTCGCGCCTGGGCGCGCTCGGCATCGGCGGCAACGACGTGTTCGTCGGGATCGTCGAGAACACCGCCGCGGACTGGTCCTTCGGCTTCGGACGCGCCCAGTACGTCGTGGGCGATCTCCCGGTGCCCGCGCGCTCCTGA
- a CDS encoding aldo/keto reductase: protein MTSAPSSPSPAVTLNSGARMPQLGFGVYQLAADEATEAVSTALRAGFRSIDTATAYRNEAAVGRAIAESGIPREELFVTTKLWNTHQGYDSTLRAFDSSLSELGLDHVDLCLIHWPMPGRDLYAQTWKAFEKLHADGLVRSIGVSNFHIAHLRRLFDEPGVVPAVNQIELHPRLQQYGLRAFHAEHGIATEAWSPLGRAQGLLDSPAITEPAARHGRSPAQIVLRWHLQLGNITIPRSRTPSRIQENIDVFDFELSGDDMEALAGLELGARIGPDPDVLGA, encoded by the coding sequence ATGACATCCGCCCCGTCCTCGCCGAGTCCGGCCGTCACCCTGAACAGCGGTGCGCGGATGCCCCAGCTCGGGTTCGGCGTGTACCAGCTCGCGGCGGACGAGGCGACCGAAGCCGTCAGCACCGCGCTCAGGGCCGGGTTCCGCAGCATCGACACCGCGACCGCCTACCGCAACGAAGCAGCGGTAGGCCGGGCGATCGCCGAGTCCGGCATCCCGCGCGAGGAGCTGTTCGTCACCACGAAGCTGTGGAACACCCACCAGGGCTACGACTCCACGCTGCGGGCCTTCGACTCGAGCCTGAGCGAGCTCGGCCTCGACCACGTCGACCTCTGCCTGATCCACTGGCCCATGCCCGGCCGGGACCTCTACGCGCAGACGTGGAAGGCGTTCGAGAAGCTGCACGCCGACGGCCTGGTCCGCAGCATCGGCGTGTCGAACTTCCACATCGCGCACCTCCGGCGGCTGTTCGACGAGCCCGGAGTCGTCCCCGCGGTCAACCAGATCGAACTGCACCCCCGGCTGCAGCAGTACGGGCTGCGGGCGTTCCACGCCGAGCACGGCATCGCCACCGAGGCGTGGAGCCCCCTGGGGCGGGCGCAGGGCCTCCTGGACAGCCCCGCGATCACCGAGCCGGCCGCCCGGCACGGCCGCAGCCCGGCGCAGATCGTGCTGCGCTGGCACCTCCAGCTCGGCAACATCACCATCCCGCGCTCCCGGACACCCTCCCGGATCCAGGAGAACATCGACGTCTTCGACTTCGAGCTGTCCGGCGACGACATGGAAGCCCTGGCCGGCCTGGAGCTCGGCGCCCGCATCGGCCCGGACCCCGACGTCCTCGGAGCGTGA